CCATCAGCGACGAAGACAACAAGAAATCCTACGCACAATACAACGCCTTCCTAGAGCGCGAAGACCTGAATGGTCTGCAGAAAATTCGCGAACTTTACCTCAGCACCATAAACGATTCGGAACACATCGAACGCCTGAAAGGCGCACTCTTCACAGTCGATGACCCGCAGAATCTCGCCGAAAGCATTGGCATGTGGACACACACCCTACCTGGCGACCTGCGCACGCTCATCGATTGCGGCATTGAGGACGGTTCCATCATCACGGACTATCCGCAGGAGGCCGCCGAACTGATCTCACTGCTGATGAACATGTGGTTCATGCCGAACTTCTACCCCGGTACCCGTAGCGTTTTGCGGCACCGCGCACAATGTCTGGCCACCATCTGCGTCTCCATCGGAGTGCCGGTGCTCACCAACGACATGATTGACCAGCTCGCCGATTTCTATTCGCAGATCCAAAGCCACGATCGCGCCGATGACACCATCAGCGATGAAGGGAATAAAACCAAAAAGACGAAATAAGGACACTTGGAAACGAGGTTTTTGACGACAAAATCGATGTCAAAAGGTCAAAATAAAAAACTCGGAACATTCCCACAGTTATCCATTGAAGAGTTGAAATAGCCAAGGAGTTCCGCAACAATCACAACAGAAGATATGCCTCGTAATTTTTTATTTAATTTACATACCGTCGGTCGGTATGTAATTTCAGAAACCAGAAAGGAAAAATATGAACACGACAAACAACAGGAACAATCAAAAACGAGTAAGCGCGACAGAGTTCGACAACCTCGCTTCTACCAACGTAACCGCACAAACAACTCCATATCAAACCGGCGAAGTAAGAGGCAATGGCGAGCCTGCACAAGCGAGGCAGCAGCAAAAAGACGAAACAAAGAACGGCGACAACTCCGAACGACTTCGCAAACCAGCCACTGCGTCTGTGTCGCCTCTGCGTTCCGGCAACTTCATCCTGCTCATCGCCGGGCAGGGACTCTCGCTGTTCGGCAACACGATGCTGCGCTTCGCCATGTCGATGTGGGTGCTCGACAAAACCGGTTCGGCCACGATTTTCGCGACGCTGCTTTCCATCTCGATCATCCCTACCATCCTGCTCATGCCGTTCGGCGGGGTCATCGCGGACCGCGTCAACCGCCGGACCATGATGGTCGCGCTCGATGCCATCAGCGGGTGCGTCGTGCTGGCCGCAACCCTTGCGTTCGGGTTTATGGAAACCCACACCATCATCTCGATCGCGGTGCTGCTCATCGCACTCTCCGCACTCGACGCACTCGAATCTCCCACCGTCAGCGCCGCCATCCCTCAGATGCTCGGCCGGAAGGACGCCGTACTGCTGCGCCGAGCGCAAGCGATTTCCAGCCAGGTCAATTCCATCATGCAGATCATCCCGACCTTCGCCGGCGGTGCGCTTTACGCGCTAATCGGCATCCGCACCATGATGGGTGCCACCACGCTCTGCTTCTTCGCCACTGCAGGCTTGGAATGTTTCATCAAGCTCGAAGCCGTCCATCATCACGAAACGATAAATGAAAATAAGAACAAGCCATCACCAGACGAACAAACCAAACCTCGACGTAAAAGAAAAACGGAAACAATCTCGAGAAATGGAACTGCCCCTAAAGGTATTCGTCTCGAATCCACGGCATCCCCCGTCGCAACGGTTCCAGACGATTCGGTACGTCCTTACGAAACACTAAAAGCAAACAGAAACAAATCAACGTTCGACGAACAAATCGGACTTCGCAACGTGACAAAAGCGGAAACGACCGAAACTGTCGAGACTGTTGCAAAAGAGGGTTGTCCTGAACCTGCAATACTGACCTTTCGCGTCACAGCCGGACCGGACGATTCGGAATTATCGGAATCCCAAAATAATAAGCCTGCTGCCCATACCGGGATCATCAAGGTTTTCCTTGCCGACATCCGCGACGCCGCCGCATTCCTCAAAGCCAACCCGACACTGCTGGAACTTCTTGCCGTCACCGCCGCACTGAATTTCTTCCTCAATGGCGTATCGTCTGTGGGCTCGCCGTATATCATCCGCACAGCGCTAGGTTTCGGAGCCGATATTTATGGCTACTCTGATGGCATCATGAGCATTGTGTCACTGCTGGATACTCTGCTGACCACGGCATTGGCCGCGAAACTGTTCATGCGCCAGATGCCGGCGACCATTTACGCCGCCGCCCTTTGTTTCGCGCCAATCACCGTGATCTTCGCGCTGCCTATGAGCAGATGGATGAAACTCGTCACGTTCATTGCCGCGTTCTGCCTGATCACGCTTTCCATCGATTTCACCAACATCATCATCAGCCCGACTTTTTTGATGCTGATTCCCGACGAGCTGATGGGCAAGATCGGCGCATTCATCTCAACCATCAGCCTTTGCGCGACGCCTCTGGGCCAAATGGTTTACGGCCTGCTGTTCGACCGCATGGCGGTTGCGCCGATTATGGCCGGCACCGGCATCTGTCTTGCGATTGGCGCGTTGGTTCTTACGCCGATGTGCAAAAGATTCGGACACGAAGAATCCACACAGCAGTAATCAAACCGGTACAATTCCCGCCCACGCAACATGGCGACAGATGGAATGCTGATTTTTATTTGTTTGCCTGACTTACCCAAGTAAAAAAGCAACATTTAGATGGTCATTTGTGTCTTTTCCCTTGCGGACTTCAAGGGGCCCAAGCTCAAATAAGCAAGTAAAAGACACAAGTAAAGATGGACCGAGACGAAAACACCGGTCTGCCAATCCAGCCGGAATCCCCAACTCTATTTGACGGGAAGATACTTGAGACGCTATCCGCGCATTGACGAGTAGCTCACTGCATGATTACTCCTGCGGCGGGGCGGGAGGCGCACCGACCAAGCCCAGGCGCGTCAACGGGGACGCGGTCAGCTGCCGAACGGCAAGCGCGAGGCCAAAGACCAGGCATCCTACGCCGATGATGGCGGCCATGGTCAGCGCACACGCGCCGTTTTTCGCCCACACGGCCATCATGTCAAGTCCCGGATAAATCTGCCAAAGCATATAGCCCGCGTAAGCACAGCAGACAATGCCGAACGTAATCATGATGCTGCCAACAATCTGTATGCTTGCCGAAGAGACGCGGCTCCCCGGGCCGTCCATGCCGGATTTGCGGGTAAAGGCAAGCGTCAGCAGCATCAGGCCGCCGCCGATCAGCAACGACATCAGCACGTCGGACGGGCGGTGCCAGCGGCCGACGATCACCGACGCGGCGACAAGAATGCTATACGCTCCCCCCAGCAATGCGACCAATGCGCGCCAAACGCGCGGAACCGCGATGAGCAAAACGAGCACCGACCCCACCGCAAGCAGCGTGTGCCCAGACGGAGCACTATTGGTATGCGGAGAGAGGGTATGCATCATCAACGGGCGCGGCAGCACCCGCTTGAGCCACGCGGCGCCATAGGCGGCGACACCGAAAACGGCCATTTGCCCCACAAGCCACCAGCGTTTGCGAACCGCGGCAACGATAAAAGCCAGAATCGCTATCGACAGGCTAATCGCCGGTATCACAATCTTGTCGTTCAATACGTGTGCGACCGCTACGATCCAATCGGGGACTGTGCCACCGAATCCCTGCCAGACAATCTCGTCGAAACTCTGGCCGTTCAAGGTGTGCACGCCGAACCAGTAAATCGCCGCCGCCGACGTGAGGAAGAGCAACGCCAGAACCACAGCAAGGATGCAGCTGGAAAAGCGGGGGTGGACGGTCAGTGGGTCAACCTGGGCGAGTCCTTTTTCGATTTCGGCTTCATCTTTTGAACCTTTGGACGCTTTGGAATCATCATCATTCGATAGTTCACCGGCAAATTTGATATTGGCCGCACCTGAATTTGCATCGGCGGCGAAGGCACCATTGACCGAAACCTCACCATCGTCTTCAAATGTCGCGGATTCCCCACCAAAAGCAACAAAACTGACTGGCTCGGGAACATTCGTCAGCGGACTGGATTGCGACGGCGGCTCGGAATCATACGGTGATTGCGACGACGGCTCAGGATCGTACTGAGACTGCGACTGAACCGAAGGTTGTGGCTGGGTCCGAGCCTGTGATTGCGACTGCTCAGACGCCACTTGTTCTGCCCCCGCCTGTTCCGCATTCATACTGGGAGGCGCAGGCACTTGCGCACGCGGCGGAACCTGCTGTCCCGCAGCCGTATCGGAAGAATTTTCGGTCGGTTCGGGCGTCACCATCTGTCCATTCGAATCGTCAGTCATAGGCTCAAGTCTAGATGGCGCAGACTACGAGCAGGTCCCTGCGCACATCTCAGGTCGGAATATCCACATGTCACCGCAGACGCAAGGCACGTCGGCTTCGTCCGACACCCCAACAAACCTACCACGTAAAAGGTGCCGAACGTAAAAAGAGACCCGCCGAAGCGGGTCTCTTCCAAGTTCAAACCGACGGCAGATATCTTCACAACTCCATCGTTGCAACGGAAGCTTCATCAACGGCCCGTTCAACGTAATAGTCATCGAGACCTTGTCTTTTTGTGGATCTGCCTTTTCAGTTTTGCTTGTAGTCCATATTATGTACCATTCATCCGCCAGTCACAAACCAAGAGCGACGTTTGTGCGCTAATGGTAACTAACGTTTTCTTATTGCTTGCACTGCACACGAAATGTCATCTTTTTGTTATATTTTGCAGGCATATTGTGCACTTCTGTTACTTTGCTATTCCTGCAGCGTAACCTTCAACCGCATTGCATGGCAATGCCATAAAAACCTCAATTACGATTATCGGAATTCCTCGTTCATCCATGCCGGATAAACATACGGCAATCACTCGAACCGCACTATCCGACATAAATACCTATCAAGTCGATTTTGGCAAGATCTCCCTCTCATTCCGCGTTCAATTTCCAGCAAAGCATTGCGAACTGTTGAGAAAGCAATCCGAAACAGGCACTGCGATCAAATGATTACGGTTATGCACATTTGGGGCGTGTCGAGGTTTGCGAATCAGAATTATGCACATTCAGGGGGAATCACGGTGTATGAAAAATTAGTTATCCACAATATGGTGAATTTTATGTTTCCACGCTTCCATAGCGCTGCGAGAATGCTTAGAGTAGATATATGGCACAGATATTTGACGCACCCTCAAAGGCATTGCTCCGCAGCCAAATCGCCGAGCACATCGCCGAAACCGAAAAGACCGACAAGCGCAAGGCGCCGCCGGAGGAACAGCCGTTGCCGGAGGACCGTTACTTCGACCGCGAACTGAGCTGGCTGAAATTCAATAAGCGCGTCCTCGAAATGGCGGAGGACCCTGAAGTCCCGCTGCTGGAGCGCGCCAATTTCGCCGGCATCTTCGCCTCGAACCTCGACGAGTATTTCATGGTGCGCGTCGCCGGCCTCAAGCGCCGTATCGACACCGGCATCGCCGTGACTGCGGCTTCCGGTTTGAGCCCACGCCAACAGCTGCGGTCCATCAGCGAAACCGCACACGAACTGCAGGCCGAGCACGCCAACGAGGCCATCAAGCACATTCTTCCCGAACTCGCGAAGGAACACATCGTGTTGCTGAGCTGGGATAGGCTCACCAGCACCGAGCAGGAGCGCCTTTCGCGCTATTATCGCCAGCAGGTCTTCCCCGTGCTGACGCCACTTGCGTTCGACCCGGCCCACCCCTTCCCCTATATTTCCGGAGGTTCGCTGAATCTCGCCGTTTTAGTCGAGAACCCGAACAGTGGCAAGACGCATTTCGCCCGTGTCAAGGTACCTGACAACCTGAACCGTCTGGTGCCCGTCGACGATCTGACCGACGAGGAAAGCCGCGAGGAACGCTATGGCTTCATCACCATGGAAAACCTCATCATCGCCCATCTCGAATCGCTATTCCCCGGCATGATCATCAAGGAGGCGCGTTCGTTCCGCGTCACCCGTAACGAGGACATCGACGTTGAAGAGGACGATGCCGAGAACCTGCTGAACGCAATGGAGAAGGAACTGCTGCGCCGTCGCTTCGGACCGCCGATCCGCCTGGAAATCAGCGACGCCACCAGCCCGTTCCTTTCCCAGCTCTTGGCTCGCCGCCTGCGTGTCAATGAGGAAGAGATCTACCGTCTGCCGGCACCGCTGGATATGAAGCTCATGTTCGAACTGCAGGACATCGACCGTCCGGATCTCAAGGACAAGCCGTTCATCCCGACGACGAACCGTCAAATCGCCACAGTCGAGTCAAGCCGCGCACAGGACATTTTCGCTGCCATTCGCGAGCGCGACATCCTGCTGCATCATCCCTATGATTCGTTCTCGACTTCAGTGCAGGCCTTCTTGGCCCAGGCCGCGGCCGACCCGAAGGTGCTGGCCATCAAGCAGACGCTCTACCGCACTTCCAGCAATTCGCCGATCATCGACGCGTTGGTCGATGCCGCGCATGCCGGCAAGCAGGTACTGGCCTTGGTCGAGATCAAGGCCCGTTTCGACGAGGACGCGAATATTGCATGGGCCCGTAAGCTCGAACGCGCCGGCGTCCACGTCGTCTACGGCATCGTGGGGCTGAAAACACACTGCAAGCTTTCGCTGGTCGTGCGTCAGGAAGCCGACGGTTTGCGCCGTTACTGCCACGTTGGCACAGGAAACTACAACCCGAAAACCGCCCGTCAGTACACCGACCTCGGCCTGCTGACCTGCGATCCGGTGGTCGGTCAGGACTTGACGCGTCTGTTCAACCAGCTTTCCGGCTATGCACCACGCTCCAGCTTCCATCGCCTGCTGGTCGCGCCGCGCACCGCACGTAGCGGACTTATCCAGCGCATCCGCCGCGAAGAGAATGCAGCACGAGACGGTCACGAAGCGTGGATCAAGATCAAGGTCAACTCCATCGTTGACGAAAAGACCATCGACGCCCTCTATCGTGCCAGCCAAGCTGGTGTGAAGGTCGACATCGTCGTGCGCGGCATCTGCGGCCTGAAGCCCGGAGTCCCCGGCCTGAGCGACAACATTCGCGTTCATTCCATCCTTGGCCGATTCCTTGAACACAGCCGTATCTACGCCTTCGCCAATTCCGCAGGCCCGCAGATCGGTGAGGGGCCAGCAGCCGGACCGGAAGCCTGGATCGGATCGGCCGATCTGATGCACCGCAACCTCGACCGCCGTGTGGAGGCGCTGGTACGCATCACCGACCCCGAGGAAATCACCTCCCTGATCGACTATGTCGATCTGCAGATGGCCGATACCACCTCGTCCTGGCACATGCAGCCGGACGGCACTTATATCCGTCATTCACACGACAAGGACGGCAAGCCTCTGATCGATTGCCAGGAACTGCTGATCAAGACCCACCAGCGTGGTCGCAAATAACAATCAAGAAGTGGGCGGTAGATGACCTCCGAGCTTAAACCATCACA
This window of the Bifidobacterium sp. ESL0745 genome carries:
- a CDS encoding TetR/AcrR family transcriptional regulator; protein product: MARNAHPEVTRHRILDAAQKLFAAKGYENTSIQDIINELGDLSKGAIYHHFKSKLDILDAISDEDNKKSYAQYNAFLEREDLNGLQKIRELYLSTINDSEHIERLKGALFTVDDPQNLAESIGMWTHTLPGDLRTLIDCGIEDGSIITDYPQEAAELISLLMNMWFMPNFYPGTRSVLRHRAQCLATICVSIGVPVLTNDMIDQLADFYSQIQSHDRADDTISDEGNKTKKTK
- a CDS encoding MFS transporter, with the translated sequence MNTTNNRNNQKRVSATEFDNLASTNVTAQTTPYQTGEVRGNGEPAQARQQQKDETKNGDNSERLRKPATASVSPLRSGNFILLIAGQGLSLFGNTMLRFAMSMWVLDKTGSATIFATLLSISIIPTILLMPFGGVIADRVNRRTMMVALDAISGCVVLAATLAFGFMETHTIISIAVLLIALSALDALESPTVSAAIPQMLGRKDAVLLRRAQAISSQVNSIMQIIPTFAGGALYALIGIRTMMGATTLCFFATAGLECFIKLEAVHHHETINENKNKPSPDEQTKPRRKRKTETISRNGTAPKGIRLESTASPVATVPDDSVRPYETLKANRNKSTFDEQIGLRNVTKAETTETVETVAKEGCPEPAILTFRVTAGPDDSELSESQNNKPAAHTGIIKVFLADIRDAAAFLKANPTLLELLAVTAALNFFLNGVSSVGSPYIIRTALGFGADIYGYSDGIMSIVSLLDTLLTTALAAKLFMRQMPATIYAAALCFAPITVIFALPMSRWMKLVTFIAAFCLITLSIDFTNIIISPTFLMLIPDELMGKIGAFISTISLCATPLGQMVYGLLFDRMAVAPIMAGTGICLAIGALVLTPMCKRFGHEESTQQ
- a CDS encoding phosphatase PAP2 family protein, whose amino-acid sequence is MTDDSNGQMVTPEPTENSSDTAAGQQVPPRAQVPAPPSMNAEQAGAEQVASEQSQSQARTQPQPSVQSQSQYDPEPSSQSPYDSEPPSQSSPLTNVPEPVSFVAFGGESATFEDDGEVSVNGAFAADANSGAANIKFAGELSNDDDSKASKGSKDEAEIEKGLAQVDPLTVHPRFSSCILAVVLALLFLTSAAAIYWFGVHTLNGQSFDEIVWQGFGGTVPDWIVAVAHVLNDKIVIPAISLSIAILAFIVAAVRKRWWLVGQMAVFGVAAYGAAWLKRVLPRPLMMHTLSPHTNSAPSGHTLLAVGSVLVLLIAVPRVWRALVALLGGAYSILVAASVIVGRWHRPSDVLMSLLIGGGLMLLTLAFTRKSGMDGPGSRVSSASIQIVGSIMITFGIVCCAYAGYMLWQIYPGLDMMAVWAKNGACALTMAAIIGVGCLVFGLALAVRQLTASPLTRLGLVGAPPAPPQE
- a CDS encoding RNA degradosome polyphosphate kinase, which produces MAQIFDAPSKALLRSQIAEHIAETEKTDKRKAPPEEQPLPEDRYFDRELSWLKFNKRVLEMAEDPEVPLLERANFAGIFASNLDEYFMVRVAGLKRRIDTGIAVTAASGLSPRQQLRSISETAHELQAEHANEAIKHILPELAKEHIVLLSWDRLTSTEQERLSRYYRQQVFPVLTPLAFDPAHPFPYISGGSLNLAVLVENPNSGKTHFARVKVPDNLNRLVPVDDLTDEESREERYGFITMENLIIAHLESLFPGMIIKEARSFRVTRNEDIDVEEDDAENLLNAMEKELLRRRFGPPIRLEISDATSPFLSQLLARRLRVNEEEIYRLPAPLDMKLMFELQDIDRPDLKDKPFIPTTNRQIATVESSRAQDIFAAIRERDILLHHPYDSFSTSVQAFLAQAAADPKVLAIKQTLYRTSSNSPIIDALVDAAHAGKQVLALVEIKARFDEDANIAWARKLERAGVHVVYGIVGLKTHCKLSLVVRQEADGLRRYCHVGTGNYNPKTARQYTDLGLLTCDPVVGQDLTRLFNQLSGYAPRSSFHRLLVAPRTARSGLIQRIRREENAARDGHEAWIKIKVNSIVDEKTIDALYRASQAGVKVDIVVRGICGLKPGVPGLSDNIRVHSILGRFLEHSRIYAFANSAGPQIGEGPAAGPEAWIGSADLMHRNLDRRVEALVRITDPEEITSLIDYVDLQMADTTSSWHMQPDGTYIRHSHDKDGKPLIDCQELLIKTHQRGRK